The following DNA comes from Acidobacteriota bacterium.
GGACGCACATAGTCCGGCTTAATAACGTTTTCGGGATCCAATGCGTATAGGATTCGGGTGATGACTCCAAAGGTGATATGACCACTTCCTTCATATCCCTGAGGAAAAAGCACCATCTGCTGAAAGGCCGGAAAACCTGAAACCAGATAAAAGGAGAGATCCGCTATTCCCGCACGATCAGACACCGATTTGCTCAGGAGATTGGTGGTAAGGAGAAAATAGCCGACAAATAGTAGGATCACACCAGCTATCAGGGCCGTATGCTTATAGGACATCCTGCCGCGCCTCCCCATATCCACATATTGAATCCCCAAAAAGGTAGCAACGAGCATGGTGCCCATTGTCGTTCGTCCCGAACTCGGCAACAACAACAGAAACGTAACGATCAGAATTGCCCAGAATCTCCTGGGAGCCTTCGATCCGCGGATTTTGAGGTAGAGGCTGCACAGGATGAAGCACGGGATGGCAAAGGACCGGGCGACTCCTCCCCACCCTGCATTTCGCAACCTCCCGTAGACTTCCTCGTATCTAACGAGGATAGGGTCCCGCCAGAGAGAATCAATTCCTATAACCTGGTGCATCAACAGGTAATAGGAAAGAGTTCCCCATACGCCGATGAGAAAGAGAACATAAATCAGCCTATCCGCATGCTGCAAACCTTCGATGCTTGAGCGATCGATAGGTTTTATGGTTCGAGCTATTGGAAGGCCATAGAGGGCCTTCCCAAGCAGACACCCGCAGATAAACACCACGGTTGTTACAACAAAAACACCAAGGGTCTTCGGTCTCAAGGCATAGTAAGAAACGATCCCCGAATAAAACACAGCCAACGAAATAAACCACACCCCTCCAAAAAGACCCGGAGCCGCCAACCAGGAGCCCAAAAGGTCCTTGGACAGCTTCATGGAAAGCGCCGCCAGAACTAGGAAAAAGATTATCGCAACCGGATTGGGCTCAACCAGCATCTGTCTGTCACCCGACGATATGTTCGTACAACTGCCCCAGTTTCCTGGTCATTTCGCCGACGGATATCCATGGTCGGCATCCCTCCTGCAAGCGCCTTATTTCCTGAGGATCCTGGATGAACCTATTCATCGCATCGGTCAGGCTTACAGAATCGCCCGCCTTCACGAGATACCCGTTCCTGCCCGGTATCACATATTCGTTGATGCCGCCAATATCGCTGGCGATGATGGGAACGCCGCTCCCGAGAAATTCTATCCCTACCAAGCCAAACAACTCCTCCCATATCGAAGGAATGATACCTACATCAATGCCCAAATTGATCTTCCCTACGTCCTTGGACGGATATCCGCCCATGAACTCAATGTTAAGTCCATGTGCCTGATTTCTCAGGTATTGGAGATACCGTTGCTGCCCGTTCCCGAAAATCAGCAGCCGGGCCCGGCTTTGATCCACGGATCGGAACGATTGGATCAGAATTCCCAGCCCCTTGTTTTCGGCGACCCCCCCCCGATATCCGAAGGTGATCTGAGATCCGCCGTCATACGGCTTCTTCCTTGCAATTCTGTCAACAGCGCTAGTGGATATGGGCACATAATGGATCCGATCCTCATAAACACCATAATCCGCCAGGATCCTTCCCGATTTCTTCGAATAGACATGAATGGCGTCGACCCGATTGAGATTCTCGATAAATTCCGTCCTTCGCCGACGGTAGGCGGAAGCCAGCCGGTGCTGCTTTTCACTGTCCGCATCCGCCGTTACACAATCGGACTTGCCCCGGAGTCCCTGAGCACCGGAGCACATCACCTGAAGCAGATTCCAGATCTTCTTGGCGGGCAGAAAGAGCCTGTGTCCGTGCAAATGCTTCGCAACAGCGGCGATCACCGGTCTTTGTTTCCAGGCGAACGCGCAGGCCACACAACAACGTCCATCATCATAATCCACACAGGGGGTCTTCCGGTTAAAGAGCAGATCCCGCTGGGGACAGAGGTCCCAGTAATTATGAATCGTCTTCACCACAGGAATGTCGAGTTCACCGCAAAGCCTGATGAAGTCCGCGCAATGAAACGTCAATTCATGAATATGAACGATGTCCGGCTTCGCCAAAGAAAGGACCCGTTTACTGACTTGTATAACGGCTTCATGTCGTATCTCGTCTTCCGGTTTTCTCTTACCGGGCCGGTTAGGGGAGTTGACAAGATCATAAAGAGGGGTGCCGTCCGAGAGCCGCCTGATTTTCAGGAAGGTGCGCGGCAAGAACGCATAGGTACCGGATTGATAGATCGCCACTTCCATTCCTAGATTTCGACAGGCATTTATGCATTCCGCCTGAATTTGGGCGGCTCCACCTGCATTGACCGGGTGAAACCCGTATCCCACAAACAAGATCTTCATGGTACATCCTCTTGCACTGGCCCCTCAACCAGACTGCCTCCATCCGGTCCCTTCATTCGACGCCGATAGAGAAAAAATAGCCATAGCGTACCGAATACTTGTGAAGCCAGGTATACACCAGCGGCCGCAGCCGCACCATAGGAAGGAATAAAGCTCAAATTCAACACCACATTGACCACGGCGGTGAAAAGGATCTGCCAAAAGACTCCCGACTCACTTCCCGCCGCCAACAGCGGTTGCGACAACGCCCCGTTGATGGTCAGCACGGCCGCCGCTATCATCAGTATCTGGAGTATCGGCATGGTATTGCGATATTCGTCTCCATATACCCAAAGGACAATTCTTGGCGCCAAAGGGAGACCCACTCCCAGAATGATGCCGGAGATGACACCCGCCGTCGCGTAATACATCTTGCGAAGATGCCGAAACACCCCGGGATCCCTGCCATACTCCGCGGAAAGAATGGGGAACATCCAGACGTTGATGAGCGCGATAACGGCGATGCCCATGCTCATGAGACGAAAGCCCGCGCTGTACTGCCCGACTTCCGCGGGAGATCGGGTCATCTGAAGTATCAGGATATCGGATCCATGATAGATTTGCACAAAAAGGGAAGACATCCAGAACCACCTGGAGCTACGGATATAACCCATGGTTTGCCGCAGGCGCATTTTGGCCTTCCCAAAAATCCCGGGGGGCAGTTGCCATAGAAGCCATCCCGCACTCGCCACGCCGCCGATGACACGGGCAAGGGGAGCCCAGATCACAGAGCCGGAATCGACCACGAGCAACAGAGTCGACAGGCAGATGACCACCTGCTGGAAAAGACGGCCCAGCGCGACCGCACGCATCCTTTGAAATCCCAGGTGCAGCCATTCGATATTGAGAGCAAACGGGAACAACCAAAGGAGCGACATGACGACGACCGGACGTACATCTGCCGGCCATGGGGGAAAGAGATTGACAACGCTCACCGACAACACCACCACGCAGGTTCCAAGTATCAGCTGGAATGCAGCGATATTGATCAGTAACTGACCTGCCCGCGCTGGATCCCGAGCAGTCGCGCGGTTGCCGTATGCATTGAGGCCGCAGTCGACCATCATGGCCGCATACAGCGCTATAGTTTGGGCGTAGTTATAAATGCCAAAGGCGTTCTGGCCAAGCTTGCGGGCAAGATAGGCATTCACGAAAAAACCAATCACCAGCGCGCCAAAATTGCCGCAGATCAGCCACACCAGATTCTTGGCCAGGCGTTTGACATAACTGGAGTCCAGCCCGGCCCTTGCCCATCTCGAAAAACAGGCCATTGATTGCATCCCAAAAAAACCGAGGTTTGGCAGCAGGTGATGGCTCTAGTCGGTCCTTGCAGATTTCGCTCTTCGATGGCAGATCGATTTCCTGATGGCGTCCACCTTCCGGGAGACTACCTCATCCTTGGTCGCCTGCAAGCCCAATGCCAGGACCGTTCCGGTCAGTGCACCCAGAAAGAGCCCGATTATCAGGTAATAGCTGCGCCTGGGAGCGCTCTTCTTTTCCGGCGGGACAGCCTGATCCACCACCTGAATCATCGGCGATTCCCTTGCCTCATCGATACGGGCGATTTCATATTGCTGGGCGAGCAGTTCGTAGAGAGCCTCGTGATACCGGACCTCCCGGAGACGCCGCGCATAGTCGAGCGCGGCCTCCGGAACCATGGAGGTGGGCATGAAGGGGTTGGACCCGTCCCTGGCGCTCTTTGCCTCGAGCTCCTTCATCTGCTCCCGCAGCGCTGCGATCTCGATCTCCTGGCGCTGGACCTCGGGGTTCCGGGCGGTGGCCCCCGCCTTCAGGCGCTCGAGGGCCACTTCGCGGGCCACGATTTCGGCCCGCAGCTGCGCCATCGACTGGATGACGGCGGACACCTGGCTGCTGACCTGGAACAGCCCCTTCTGTTCCTGCATCTTCTGCAGCGCAGTCTCGGCTTCCGCCAGCAGGGCCCTCTCCTTGTCCAGCTCCCGTTCGAAGAACAGCCTTCTCTGCGCCGCTTCGGACACCGCCAGCCGGCTGTTCTGCTCCTGCAGGCAATCGACGTAGGCATTGGCCAGGTCGGCGGCGCGCCGGGGGTCGCGGTCCTCGACGGAGATGTGAATCATCGAGTATTTGGCGGCGTTGAAGCTGGAGTGTTTGGAGAGCTCCCGCCTGGCATCGGTGAACGTCTCGACCTCGTAGACATCCTTGAGCGAATGCTGCGTCACCAGCTTGTCCATGACCGTGCGGCTGCTGAGGATCCCGATATAAATATCCGAGGGGTTCTTGATCCCCAGGCTTTGCCCCGCCATGCCGGCGATCCCGCCCAGCTGGCCCAGGAGCGCGGCGGCGGTAGAGGACTGCTGCGGCGGCGGCATGATCACCGCGGTGGCCGTGAAGGTCGGAGGGGTGACGAGGGCGATGACGGTCGCCGCGATGCCGAAGATCAGCGTCGAGAGCAGGATCACTCGCTTTCTCTCGGCCAGGACGATGAGCAGGTCGAGCAGGCTCGTGCCCCGCGGTTCGCGTCCGGGGGGTGGGGTTGGGAGATTGGGGTCCGCCTCGTGGGTCAACACGGCCTCCTGTGATATCTGTCTATCTCAACACGTTGATCGCCGCGGCGCCCAGTCCGAACTGGGAGATGACTTCGGACCAGTTGCGCAGGTTGGTGAGGAACGTGGTCTTGAACAGGTGCTCGGGGATGATGACGGCGTCCCCGGGGTTCAGGCTCTTCTTGTCGAAGCCCGAGGTGCTCTGCCGCGGGAGGACGCTCCCGTCGGCGCGCAGGACGTAGGCGCGGTCCTCGTCGGCGTTGCGCGTGAACCCTCCCGCCTGGGCGATGTACTCCCTGACCGGGCGCTTTTTGGCGAAGACCAGGGCGTTCGGGCTGTAGACCGCGCCCATGACGTTGATCGTCGATGGGAGCGCCGGGACGACGAAGCGGTCGCCGTCCTCCAGGGTCATGTGCGCGATCTGGGAAAAGTCGTTGCTGTCCGGGTCGAGGCTGAGCACGATCCGGCCCGTGGGCTGGACCGAGCGCAGCCGCTCCACCATTTCCTTCTGGCTCTTGATCTCCGCCTCCAGCATCTGCGCCTGGCTGGGATTGTCGGCGTTGGCCAGCCGGTTGCGGGCCGCCTTGTCGGCCTCCTGCTCGAGGTCCTGGATGTAGCGCTCCATCCGCTTCAGCTGGTCCTTGCGGACCGATTCCCGCAGGAACTCGGCCCCGAAGAGGTACGCCTGCGGCGTCAGCCCGCCCGCCTTTTCGATCAGCCGCCCCAGGGTCTCCCCCGGCTCGACGTCGTAGATGCCCGGGGCGTTGAACTCCCCTTCGAGGCGGACGGTCCGGGTCTGCTGCATCTGCGGCACGCGGATGTCCGCCTGGGAGAAGACGGTGACGACGTCCCCGGGCCGGAGTTCCAGGTTCTGCCCGGCATCGTTTTCGAGTACCAGGCGGCCGAGGTGGAAGGGGAGGAGCTTGGTCATGAGGTCCTGCGGGTTCTGGCGCTCGATGACGGCGTAGGACCAGTTGATGTCCGGGGCGGTGGGACCGATGCGGGTCTCGGAGAGCCTCCGGCGCGCCTCCTCGACCGGCTCGGCCGCGATCGCCTCCTCCGGGGGGGTGAATCCCAGCAGGTTGCGCTTTTTCCAGTAGTCGCGGGTGACGAGCGATTCGCGGTCCGGGATGATGTCCTTCAGCCGCATGCCGGGGTGCCAGCGGAAACGCCCCGCGTTGGCCACGTTCCCCCGCAGCGTCACGGTTTCCTCGAACCGCGGCTGGATGGTGCGCGCCTGGAATACGTCCCCGTCCCTCACGGGCAGCCGCATCCCCTCCTCGTCGAGCCGGAACTCCACGACCCGGCGCGCGCCCGCCGCGATCCGCTCGAGGGTGGCCCGCTCCCGGTCGGCCAGGGCCGACAGGCCCCCCGTCATCCCGACCAGGTCCGCCACCGTCTCCTCCCCCTTGAGTTCGTAAACGGCGGGGTTCTTCACGCTCCCCGCCGCCGCCACCTGCGGACCGACGGGGGGAATGTAGACCACGTCCCCGGGAAGGAGGCGCGCGTCCCCGGACTTGTCGCCCCGCAGGAGGAGGTCGTAGAGATCCATCCCGGCGACGACCTCCGCCCCCCGCTTCAGCTGGATCCGCCGCATCGAGCCCTGGGCCGAGGGCCCGCCCGCCGCGAACAGGGCGCTGACCATGGTGCTGAGCGAGCTGACCGTGTAGGTCCCCGGACGCCGGGCGTGGCCCACGACGAAGACCTGGATCGAGCGCAGCTGCCCCATGTTCACGCTCAGGTCGAAATTGCGGAAGACGCGTTCGAGCTGCGAGCGGAGGAAACCGGGCAGCTGCCGGAACTCGACGCCGGCGACGGTGATGCTGCCGGCCTGGGGGATGTACACCGCGCCCGCCCGGTCGACGATGAGGTTCAGGTCCATGTTCACCTGCCCCCAGATCCGGAGGAGAATCTCGTCGCCGGGGCCGATCACGTAATCCGCCGTCACCGGGACCCGGTCGAGGGGCGCGAACGTCGTCGGCACCCGCTCGAAAAGGGAGGCCCCGTAGATCGGGAGGAGGGCGCCGACCGACGAGGCGGCAAAGCGCTGGAACTCGCTCGGAGCTTCCGGCTCCGGCATGGGCAGGAACTCGAGTTCGGGAGGATAGCGGCGCTGCAGTTCCCCGGCCGCCTCCCCTTCCCGCTCCCCGGCGGGCAGACCGGTCTCGCTCCCCCGCCTCTCCAGCGGGGGAAGATCGAGCGTGTCCCCCGGGAGCTGGCACTCGGGGAGCAGGTGGCCCAGGGGTCCGTCGCACTCTTCGGGCCGCTCGGGGTAGGCGCCGGGCTCCAGGCCCGGGACCTGCCCGGAATCCCGCGCCGGGTCCCGGTCGGAACGGGATGCGGCGGGAACCTGGTTCTGCATCCCCCGGGCCGCGTTCGGGTCGCGCGGCGCGTAGACCTGGGCGGCGGCCGAACCGGCCAGGAGGAGCAGAGCCGCCGCCGGCCAGGACAGGGAAAAGCGGCGCGGCCTGAGGATGCGGATGGATGACATCACGAATCAATCTCCTGTTCGAATCGGGCGGACGGCCGCATGGGGGCGCCTGCCGGAAACAGTTCCTGTGTATGATGGCCCTATGTCGTCGGCCACGATATACGAAGAACCCTTGTCAGGTCAAGCGTCCAGGCCCGCACCGGGCCGGGCGCGGGGGCACCCGCGGGCAACGCAAATATAATTATTCCTATACTTGCAGGAACAACACCGATTCTAGGGCTCGTAGACCACCCTGAGCTGAAAAGCGAAATCGTTTTCCGATCCCGCCTCGATGAAACCGGCGTTGCGCTTCGTGTCCAGGCCCGCTTCCGCGTACAGATGAAGGGGACCGGAGAGGGTCTTCTGCCCCCCCAGCCGCAGCAGGGTGCGCCCCTCGTCGGGACGGTTGAGGACTTTTTCGATGTCGATGTTGTTCCCCTCGGAGTTGTAGACCATCCGGTAGCGGTCGCCCATGCGCTCGAGGCGGCGCACCCGGAGCTGGACGAACTCCCGCAGGTTGAACTGGTAGCGCGACGTCACCGCCCCCGACCAGGTGTCCGAACCGGCGTCGTACCCGAGGAATTTGCCGTCGAGGGCGAACCCGTCGGTGTAAAACCCGTGCCGGTAGGGGAACTGGCCGCTGTAGACGAGTTCCGCGCGGAGGGAGAGCTTCTCGGCCCCGTTGAACTTCGGAAAATGGACCCCCCAGAGCCAGGCGGCGTCGCTTCGGATCATGTACTTCTGCTCCGCCTGGGTGTCCTCCAGGAGCATCTTCCCGTACAGCTCCATACCCATGGCTTTCGGGACGCGGAAGGTGGCATCCATCCCCATGAGGTGGTTCGAGTTGGCCCGGTCGTTGACCGTCGGGGAGAGAAAGCCGATGAAGGAGCCCACGGCGGTGCCGAAATCGGGCGCTTTCGCCCCCTCCCCCCCGAGAAAGACCGCGTGGTCGAAACCGATGTTGACCCACCGGAAGGGGCGGTAGTCGAGCCGGTAACCCGAAAGGGTCGCCCCGGAGCGCCCGTAGTCGTCCCCTAGCCAGGAGACGAAGGCGGTCCCGCGGAAATGTCCCGCATGCCGCAAAAATCCGGGGAACCGGAACGGGGCGGGGGAGGAGACCTTGACCATGTCGAGGGCGCGGGCGTTGCCGCTGAAGAAGATCCCGTTCTCGCCGGGCCCCCACCGCACGTCGTCCCGGCCCACGAGCAGGTCCACGTTGCCGAACCCGGTCTTGGCGTAGGCGCGGGCCAGCCCGACGCCGGAGTCGCTGCCGGAGCGGGCGAAGACCTTCGGCTCGAGGTAGGCGGCGAAGTGAGAAGAGGCCCGGAGGGTGTGGACGGAACGGAGGTGGAGGTTCGAATGCCCGTCGAAACGGTCCCCGTTCTGATAGGAGAGAAGCGGCTGCACCCGGCCGGAGGTGCCGCCCAGCCCGTTTTCGGGCATCGGCGCCTCCTCCTGGTCGGTAGCCGTCCAGGCGAGCGAGGCGGAGTCGAGGGGGACGAAACGGACTCCCCCCTCGGGGTTGCCGAACTCCCGCTCCAGTTCGGCGATCATGGAATCGAAGGGCCCTCGGTTCCCCCCGAGGCTCCGCCGCGCCTCGGCCGCGAGGCGGGCTATGACGGAACGCGCGAGCGGCCTCTGGTCGGGCATGTAGGTCCGGACGAGGCCGGCGGCGTGGAGCTTGTCGAGGTAGAGGTAGACCGCCTCGTCGTAGCAGTGGACGTCCACCCCGGCAAGGAGCGCCGGGCAGGAAAGCAGCAGCAGGGCGGGCACACGCCATCTGAATTTCATGAAACTCCCCTCGAGCGATACTGGCCGTTTGCGATTTCCGGAAGATCTTACTATATTTGAGGCGGGCCGCCACCGTTTTCACGACGTCGCGGCCTATGGCGGATCAACGGGAGTCCAGGGAGGTCAGGGAGAATGGCGAACCATCCCAGAACGGTGGGGGTGATCCCCGCGCGCTTCGGTTCCGAGAGGCTGCCGGGAAAGGTCCTGCTCCACATCGGCGGCCGGGCGATGGTCCACTGGGTCTACGACCGGGTCCGGCAATCGCCCCTGCTCGACGAGGTCCTGGTGGCCACCGACAGCCGGAGCGTGCTGCAGTACTGCCAGGGCTATCACATCCCGGTCCTGCTGACGGGCGAGCATGCCTCGGGCAGCGACCGGCTCTACGAGGTGGTGGAGCGGACCGACGGGGAGGTCTACGTCAACATCCAGGGGGACGAGCCCACCATCACGGCCGGGCACGTCGAGCTGCTGCTCGAACCGATTCTCGACGGCAGGGCCGAGGTCTCCACCCTGAAGACGGCGCTCCACGGGGCGGCTGCGGCGGACCCCAACTGCGTCAAGGTGGTCACCGACAAAAACGGGCGGGCGCTCTATTTCTCGCGCTTCCCCATCCCCTGCGACCGCGACGGCGCCGGGGGCGTCGCCTACTACAAGCACATCGGCCTTTACGCCTACACCCGCGAAGCCCTGGTGCGGTTTCACGCGCTGCCGCAGTCCCCCCTGGAGCTGGCCGAAAAACTGGAACAGCTCCGATTCCTCGAAAACGGCACGGCGATTTACGTCGCCGAGACCGCGGAGGACACGATCGGCGTCGACACGGAAGAGGACCTGGAGCGCGCGCGCGCCTTTCTGGCCTGAACTATCTCAAAATGTCGAAAGGGGGTTACCGGCCCCCCCTCACGACCTGCAGGAACGCGCCGAAATAGCGCCGCCACGAATCCGCCGTCGACTGATAGGAATTTTCGAAGACAAAGTGATCCGCCAGTGCCTCCCGAACCCGCAGGAGTTCCCCGAGCCGGAGCCGGTTCTTGCCGTCCGCGACGGAAAGATCCATCAGTTCAAGTGCACGCTCGAACGCCCGCCCGCTGAAATCGGATCTCCCTTTGGATCGCCATGATATGGCCCTTTCGATCTCGCTGCCCACGTTCGCCATCTGCTCGCAAAACGAGAGCTGAAACCATTTTCCCGCCGCAAGATCCTTATGCATCGTCATCGGGTCACCAGGGAGGCCGCAATCCTGGCGATCTTCTCACGGGTTTCGGGATCCTCGACACCGCGACTACGGTTTCCGACCGAAGGTCGGAGGTTGATCATGGAATCAAACTCGATGAAATCCTCCCCCTCGAGGTCGGGATAAAAGTTGATTCCCCACAAATCATTCTGGCGGGAGCCGGACTGGATGAGGAGAGCCTCCTCGTCCGCGTGCAGTTCGGCATTCACGACCATGATCTTCCGGTCCACGTCCACAACAGCCTTGACAAGATCCCCGAAAGTTTCAGCCGCCATCCTGCGAAGATCCTCAAGACCGATCCTGTGCGCCTCATCAACGATCTGCATTCCCCCCCCTGTCATGGAAGCCCATCAAGGGAAATATACATCGGCACAGCCCATCATCCAAAAGGATCGATCCCTCCCGGGGGCGGAATTGCGGGCCGGGGACACGGCTGCTAGAATATGGAGTCAAACGCACCGGCCATGGCCAAGGGGGGCCCGAGAACTGGACATGTACTTTCTGTATAGCCTGCTGCTGGTGGTCTGGGGCCTTCTGCTCCTCCCGTTTTTTCTCTACCGGTCGTGGCGCCGCGGGCGGCGGCTCGAGGGGCTCGCCGAACGTTTCGGCCGCCTGCCGGCGTCGGTCGGGCCGTCCGGCGGGGGCGCCGTCTGGTTCCACTCCTGTTCGGTGGGCGAAACGCTCAGCCTCGAGCCGCTGGTGAAAGCGCTCAGAGCCCGCCTGCCCGAAGCCCGGTTCCTGTTCTCGACCGTGACGCCCACGGGGCGGCAGGTGGCCGCCAGCCGGTTCGGGGCCGGGAACGTCTTCTATTTCCCGGTCGATTTCGCCTTCGTCGTCCGGCGCGTGCTCGACCGGGTCCGGCCCGCCGTGATCATCATCATCGACACCGAAATCTGGCCCAACCTCCTCGACGTGGCGAAGCGGCGCGGCATCCCGGTCGTCCTGGTCAACGGCCGCATCTCGGCCGCCTCCTTCCCCTGGTACCGGCGGGCGCGCCCCCTGCTCCGTCATGCGCTCCGGAACTACGAGACCCTGCTGATGCAGTCGAGCGAGGACGCGGGGCGGATCCTCGCCATGGGGGCGCCCCGCGACCGGGTCCGGGTGATGGGCAACCTCAAATTCGACCGGGAAGCCGGGGGCGCCGACCCCGCCCCCGCCGGGGACCTCGGCGAGGGTTTTCTCGCCGGCGCCGGGAGGCTGATCGTGGCCGGGAGCACCCACCCGGGAGAGGAGGCGCAGCTGCTGGAGACCCTGCGGCGCATCCGGGAGACGCCGGGGTGCGCCGAGGTGCGGCTCCTGCTGGCGCCGCGGCACCCGGAGCGCTTCGACGAAACGGCCCGCCTGGCCGAAGAACTGGGATTTTCCGTCCGGCGCCGGTCGCGGCGGGAAACCGGAGAGGCCGAGGTGCTCCTGCTCGACACCCTGGGGGAACTGGCCGCCGTGTACCGACACGCCGACGTGGTCTTCGTGGGGGGGACCCTGGTCCGCCGCGGCGGGCACAGCATCCTCGAACCCGCCGCCTTCCGCCGGGCCATCGTCGTAGGACCCAGCATGGAAAATTTCCAGTCGATCGCCGACGCCTTCCTCGCCGGAGGCGCCCTCTGCCGGATCGCCGCCGGGGAGGAGGACCCCCGGCTGCAGAGGAGACAATTATTGGACGTTTTCCTCCGCCTGTTGCAGAATGCAGGGGAACGGGAAAGGATGGGGGCTGCGGCCGGGGCCATCCTGGAGCGGAACCGCGGAGCCGCCATCGCCGCGGCGGACACGATCGCGTCCCTTGTCGAGAGGCGGGTCCGTGCGTAAATCCCGGGGGCAGGAGAACGGAGCATGCAGATGAGGGAACACATCCATCGCACCCTTTCGAACCTGGAACCACGGACCCTGACGCAGGGCTTCACACGGCAGGCGGCCGTCCTCATCCCGGTGTTCGAATGGAAGCGGGGATACCACTTCCTCCTGACACGGCGCACCGACGAGGTCGAGACGCACAAGGGGCAGATCTCCTTCCCCGGCGGGATGCAGGAGGAGGGGGAGGACCTGGTCCGCACCGCGCTGCGGGAAACCTACGAAGAGGTGGGGATCGCCGAGGACCGGGTCGAAATCCTGGGGCGGTTCCACGATTATGTTTCCATCACGGAGTGCCGCGTCACCCCGTTCGCGGCCTTCCTGCATGCGCCCTTCTCCCTCCGCCCCCAGGAGCGCGAGGTGGCCGAAATCCTCCGGGTCCCCTTCGAAACGTTCCTGGACCCGGAGCGGCTGCGGACCGGCAGAATGACCTGGGCGCAACGGTCCGTCAAGGTGTACTACTATTCCTTCGGCGCGCACGAGATCTGGGGACTGACGGCCCGCATCATCAAGGAGTTCATCGACACCCTCAAGCTGCGCTCCCCGCAACCCGGGACACCCTGAATCGAGGCAGAGGCATGGAGCATCACCCCATCGGAGTATTCGACTCCGGGTTCGGCGGCCTGACCGTGCTCCGGGAGATCGAGCGCGTCCTCCCGCGGCACGATTTCCTCTACCTGGGGGACAACGCGCGCACGCCCTACGGGAACCGGTCATTCGAGGTGGTCCACGCCTACACGCTCGAGGCCGTCGAGTGGCTCCTCGAGCGCGGCTGCCCGCTGGTGATCCTCGCCTGCAACACCGCGTCGGCCAAGGCGCTGCGCACGATCCAGCAGCGGGACCTGCCCCGCATCGGCCCGGGCGCGCGTGTCCTGGGGGTAATCCGGCCCGTCGCCGAAACCGTGGGCGCGCTCACGCGCTCCGGGCACATCGGGGTCCTGGCCACGGCGGGGACGGTGGCCTCCGATTCCTACCGGATCGAAATCCTGAACCACTTCCCGGAGGTCACGGTCGTGCAGCAGGAGTGCCCCATGTGGGTGCCGCTGGTGGAAAACGGCGAGTTCGATGGCCCGGGGG
Coding sequences within:
- a CDS encoding capsule assembly Wzi family protein — protein: MKFRWRVPALLLLSCPALLAGVDVHCYDEAVYLYLDKLHAAGLVRTYMPDQRPLARSVIARLAAEARRSLGGNRGPFDSMIAELEREFGNPEGGVRFVPLDSASLAWTATDQEEAPMPENGLGGTSGRVQPLLSYQNGDRFDGHSNLHLRSVHTLRASSHFAAYLEPKVFARSGSDSGVGLARAYAKTGFGNVDLLVGRDDVRWGPGENGIFFSGNARALDMVKVSSPAPFRFPGFLRHAGHFRGTAFVSWLGDDYGRSGATLSGYRLDYRPFRWVNIGFDHAVFLGGEGAKAPDFGTAVGSFIGFLSPTVNDRANSNHLMGMDATFRVPKAMGMELYGKMLLEDTQAEQKYMIRSDAAWLWGVHFPKFNGAEKLSLRAELVYSGQFPYRHGFYTDGFALDGKFLGYDAGSDTWSGAVTSRYQFNLREFVQLRVRRLERMGDRYRMVYNSEGNNIDIEKVLNRPDEGRTLLRLGGQKTLSGPLHLYAEAGLDTKRNAGFIEAGSENDFAFQLRVVYEP
- the kdsB gene encoding 3-deoxy-manno-octulosonate cytidylyltransferase, producing MANHPRTVGVIPARFGSERLPGKVLLHIGGRAMVHWVYDRVRQSPLLDEVLVATDSRSVLQYCQGYHIPVLLTGEHASGSDRLYEVVERTDGEVYVNIQGDEPTITAGHVELLLEPILDGRAEVSTLKTALHGAAAADPNCVKVVTDKNGRALYFSRFPIPCDRDGAGGVAYYKHIGLYAYTREALVRFHALPQSPLELAEKLEQLRFLENGTAIYVAETAEDTIGVDTEEDLERARAFLA
- a CDS encoding 3-deoxy-D-manno-octulosonic acid transferase, yielding MYFLYSLLLVVWGLLLLPFFLYRSWRRGRRLEGLAERFGRLPASVGPSGGGAVWFHSCSVGETLSLEPLVKALRARLPEARFLFSTVTPTGRQVAASRFGAGNVFYFPVDFAFVVRRVLDRVRPAVIIIIDTEIWPNLLDVAKRRGIPVVLVNGRISAASFPWYRRARPLLRHALRNYETLLMQSSEDAGRILAMGAPRDRVRVMGNLKFDREAGGADPAPAGDLGEGFLAGAGRLIVAGSTHPGEEAQLLETLRRIRETPGCAEVRLLLAPRHPERFDETARLAEELGFSVRRRSRRETGEAEVLLLDTLGELAAVYRHADVVFVGGTLVRRGGHSILEPAAFRRAIVVGPSMENFQSIADAFLAGGALCRIAAGEEDPRLQRRQLLDVFLRLLQNAGERERMGAAAGAILERNRGAAIAAADTIASLVERRVRA
- a CDS encoding CoA pyrophosphatase, with the translated sequence MQMREHIHRTLSNLEPRTLTQGFTRQAAVLIPVFEWKRGYHFLLTRRTDEVETHKGQISFPGGMQEEGEDLVRTALRETYEEVGIAEDRVEILGRFHDYVSITECRVTPFAAFLHAPFSLRPQEREVAEILRVPFETFLDPERLRTGRMTWAQRSVKVYYYSFGAHEIWGLTARIIKEFIDTLKLRSPQPGTP
- the murI gene encoding glutamate racemase, with protein sequence MEHHPIGVFDSGFGGLTVLREIERVLPRHDFLYLGDNARTPYGNRSFEVVHAYTLEAVEWLLERGCPLVILACNTASAKALRTIQQRDLPRIGPGARVLGVIRPVAETVGALTRSGHIGVLATAGTVASDSYRIEILNHFPEVTVVQQECPMWVPLVENGEFDGPGADFFVGRDIGRLLERDPLVDTVVLGCTHYPLLEEKVRARLPAGIRVVSQGEIVARSLAHYLERHPEISARCSRAGRRAFHTSENPAVFDRSAALFYGRPVRSGHICLPNR